In Paenibacillus algicola, a genomic segment contains:
- a CDS encoding PTS sugar transporter codes for MSRQIAIIGSSGGNLYNLGGKDPRRLLGEILIQMESADLSCAALQFIAAEASMDQAKPDTRATLYSWKMSQDEPVIAAQGTLQEVNEAARQLDQDIAEQISLGEIDGIIVMSADPEGTNRLVFEAAARHKIPVTGTGGTSMAGIQSRGVHVIAASGTTGTTNRTRAVTFVTSLCKHWRMPYRPVIGSSAGAGTGNDALSSPWKRINLRGIMMASLPGFIAMALILAASKVPGLSSLSTVFELMIKALPVILAVIAAKQVSELDEVSIVAGIVAGVLSTEGGIIGGIIGGIGAGLLVHYIFRKCVEWRFPATTVNIAAGGLAGLISGLAVYFLIAPIALAAGEGIRGLIEMLVSFSPAIAGLIAGLLIWPAIIGGVYHAAILPIVLLEMERTGNSFLGAVDMVGLVMVSAGITLANIVAPRDKGEAAVAAPGFAMNMGFGTFVEAAYPFMFSNKLVFGGAIMSAGLGGLLVGLFEVRGTAYVPSFFAPTLSNNAFGFTISMLASLLCSFLITVILNKLSLGRRPKADVSM; via the coding sequence ATGAGTCGACAAATTGCAATCATCGGAAGCAGCGGAGGAAATCTTTACAATCTGGGTGGTAAAGACCCTCGAAGACTGCTGGGCGAAATTTTAATTCAAATGGAAAGTGCCGACTTAAGCTGTGCTGCGCTTCAATTTATTGCCGCAGAGGCGTCTATGGATCAGGCCAAGCCTGATACCCGGGCTACTCTTTACTCTTGGAAGATGTCTCAAGACGAGCCGGTCATCGCGGCCCAAGGAACGCTGCAGGAAGTAAACGAGGCTGCCCGGCAGCTGGATCAGGACATTGCAGAGCAGATTAGTTTGGGTGAAATTGACGGCATCATCGTCATGAGCGCCGACCCGGAGGGAACCAACCGCCTGGTGTTTGAAGCCGCGGCCCGTCATAAGATCCCGGTGACCGGGACGGGTGGCACCTCCATGGCTGGCATTCAATCCCGAGGCGTTCATGTCATCGCTGCATCCGGCACGACCGGCACGACGAACCGGACACGCGCCGTCACCTTCGTAACCTCACTGTGCAAGCATTGGCGGATGCCGTACCGTCCTGTCATTGGCAGCTCGGCTGGAGCCGGGACAGGAAATGATGCGCTGTCTTCTCCGTGGAAGCGAATCAATCTGCGCGGGATTATGATGGCCTCATTGCCCGGTTTTATCGCGATGGCTCTGATCCTGGCCGCGAGTAAGGTTCCCGGGCTGTCGTCACTGTCCACCGTGTTCGAGCTCATGATCAAGGCGCTGCCGGTCATCTTGGCTGTTATTGCGGCCAAGCAGGTGTCTGAGCTGGATGAAGTGTCGATTGTAGCCGGTATTGTGGCAGGTGTGCTGTCTACAGAAGGCGGCATTATCGGCGGAATTATCGGCGGGATCGGGGCCGGACTGCTGGTGCACTATATTTTTCGTAAATGTGTGGAATGGCGCTTTCCCGCAACGACAGTGAACATTGCCGCTGGAGGCTTGGCAGGCCTGATCTCAGGTTTAGCTGTATACTTCCTGATCGCTCCAATCGCGCTGGCCGCCGGAGAAGGCATTCGCGGCCTGATTGAAATGCTCGTTTCCTTCAGCCCGGCCATCGCTGGATTGATCGCCGGCCTGCTCATCTGGCCAGCCATTATTGGCGGAGTATACCACGCCGCCATTCTGCCGATCGTGCTGCTGGAGATGGAACGCACCGGCAACAGCTTCCTCGGCGCTGTAGACATGGTCGGTCTCGTGATGGTCTCGGCCGGCATTACGCTCGCCAACATCGTAGCCCCAAGAGATAAAGGGGAAGCGGCCGTCGCCGCACCCGGCTTTGCCATGAATATGGGCTTTGGTACCTTTGTCGAAGCTGCGTATCCCTTTATGTTCTCGAACAAGCTGGTGTTCGGCGGAGCTATCATGTCAGCCGGCCTGGGCGGACTGCTGGTGGGTCTGTTCGAAGTCCGCGGAACCGCTTATGTTCCGTCCTTCTTCGCACCGACCTTGTCCAACAATGCGTTTGGCTTTACGATCTCCATGCTGGCGAGCCTGCTGTGCTCGTTCCTCATTACGGTGATACTCAACAAGCTTTCGCTGGGACGCCGTCCCAAGGCTGATGTGAGTATGTAG
- a CDS encoding hemolysin family protein: MYDSIGFNLFLVALLIAFTAFFVMTEFAIVKIRTSRIDTLVLEGRKNSLSAKKVVTNLDGYLSACQLGITITALGLGYLGESTFEAIFHPVFDALGLPTALSGTMSFLFAFLFMTYIHVVIGELAPKTLAIQKAEQITLLTAKPIIWFYRIMYPFIWLLNGSANGLVRLFGLHPASEHEEAHSEEELRMILSDSYESGKINQSEYGYVSRIFAFDELLAKEIMVPRTDMICLYVDKPLAANLQIIKREQYTRFPVVRGDKDQVIGMVNTKQFFLEFDDNASVDLSKLIHPAMTVSEATPVKKLLKKMQQEGTHIAILIDEYGGTSGMITIEDILEEIVGEIRDEFDDDEELELVQPEPNRLIVDGKVSINRINDILLTDLSTEELDTIGGWLYGHNSELVKGDQWQYSHLTFTVLEKKTHRYTKLEIVKAEEEETDPEAAAALEEQH; encoded by the coding sequence TTGTACGACAGTATAGGCTTTAATTTATTTTTAGTGGCATTACTTATTGCTTTTACAGCCTTTTTTGTCATGACCGAATTTGCGATCGTCAAGATCCGCACCAGCCGGATTGATACCCTGGTTCTGGAGGGGCGCAAGAATTCACTCTCCGCCAAAAAGGTCGTCACCAATCTCGACGGATATCTATCGGCCTGTCAGCTGGGCATCACGATTACAGCACTCGGTCTCGGTTATTTGGGAGAGAGCACTTTTGAAGCGATATTTCACCCGGTATTCGATGCATTAGGACTGCCGACGGCGCTTTCGGGCACCATGTCCTTCTTGTTTGCATTTTTATTTATGACATACATTCACGTTGTGATCGGGGAGCTGGCGCCAAAGACACTGGCGATCCAGAAGGCAGAGCAGATTACACTGCTGACCGCCAAGCCGATCATTTGGTTTTACCGCATCATGTACCCGTTTATCTGGCTCCTGAACGGCTCCGCGAACGGACTGGTGCGGCTGTTCGGTCTTCATCCGGCCAGCGAGCATGAGGAAGCACACTCGGAGGAAGAGCTTCGCATGATTCTGAGTGACAGCTATGAGAGCGGCAAAATCAATCAGAGCGAATACGGCTATGTCAGCCGCATCTTCGCCTTTGACGAGCTGCTGGCCAAAGAAATTATGGTGCCCCGCACCGACATGATCTGCCTGTATGTAGATAAGCCGCTGGCGGCAAATCTGCAGATCATCAAACGGGAGCAGTATACCCGCTTTCCTGTCGTCCGCGGCGACAAGGACCAGGTCATCGGCATGGTCAATACGAAGCAGTTCTTCCTGGAGTTTGACGATAACGCCAGCGTAGATCTCTCGAAGCTGATCCACCCGGCGATGACAGTATCAGAAGCAACACCGGTCAAGAAGCTGCTGAAGAAGATGCAGCAGGAAGGCACGCACATCGCCATCCTGATTGATGAGTACGGCGGAACCTCCGGTATGATTACGATTGAGGACATTCTGGAGGAGATCGTCGGAGAAATTCGGGATGAATTCGATGATGATGAAGAGCTGGAGCTGGTTCAGCCGGAGCCAAACCGCCTCATTGTAGACGGCAAGGTGTCCATTAACCGGATCAACGATATTTTGTTAACCGACTTGAGCACCGAAGAGCTGGATACGATCGGCGGCTGGCTGTACGGGCATAACTCCGAGCTGGTCAAGGGTGACCAGTGGCAGTATAGTCACTTGACCTTCACCGTACTGGAGAAGAAGACGCACCGGTATACGAAGCTGGAGATTGTAAAGGCAGAAGAGGAAGAGACCGATCCGGAAGCAGCGGCAGCGCTGGAGGAGCAGCATTAG
- a CDS encoding oxidoreductase, translating to MSEQNATIKAGLIGFGLSGATFHAPILCSIPDYEIAAVVSSHPEKVYKALPEAVVYSQVEQLLNDASIDIVIVTSPNATHYEYAKNAIEAGKHVVVEKPFTVTSEEAKALIALAKNRGVLLTVYQNRRWDNDFLTARNLLETGALGRLSLYYAQFNRYRPDIKNSWKEQDEPGTGLLYDLGSHLLDQALLLFGKPQSIWADLREERPGSAVTDYFHLVLAYENHRAILHAGSLVRQAGPRFELHGDKGSFLKYGLDPQEGQLKQGMRPGDPGWGEDQPDQYGELATEFSGLAVQGQIDTLPGRYHAFYQGLADAITSGSVVPVNPEDALSTIRLIEYALESHRKGCVIQVEE from the coding sequence ATGAGTGAACAGAACGCAACCATCAAGGCGGGGTTAATCGGATTTGGCCTTTCGGGCGCCACGTTCCACGCTCCGATCCTGTGCAGTATACCGGACTATGAGATTGCTGCGGTGGTCTCCTCCCATCCGGAGAAGGTCTACAAAGCTTTGCCAGAGGCGGTTGTCTATAGCCAGGTGGAGCAGCTGCTGAATGATGCCTCGATCGACATTGTCATTGTGACCAGTCCCAATGCGACGCATTATGAGTATGCGAAGAACGCAATTGAAGCCGGGAAGCATGTGGTCGTAGAGAAGCCCTTTACCGTAACCTCAGAGGAAGCCAAGGCTCTGATTGCTCTGGCCAAAAACCGCGGTGTGCTGCTGACGGTATATCAGAATCGACGCTGGGATAATGATTTCCTGACGGCCCGCAATCTGCTGGAGACGGGCGCGCTGGGCCGGCTCTCGCTGTATTATGCCCAATTCAACCGGTACCGTCCCGATATTAAAAACAGCTGGAAAGAGCAGGACGAGCCCGGTACAGGGCTGCTCTATGATCTGGGCTCACACCTGCTGGATCAGGCGCTGCTGCTGTTCGGCAAGCCGCAATCCATCTGGGCGGATCTGCGGGAGGAGCGTCCCGGCTCGGCGGTGACGGACTATTTCCACCTTGTGCTGGCGTATGAGAATCACCGAGCCATTCTGCATGCGGGCTCGCTGGTACGTCAGGCGGGACCGAGGTTTGAGCTGCACGGAGATAAAGGCAGCTTCCTCAAATACGGGCTCGATCCGCAGGAGGGCCAGCTCAAGCAGGGAATGCGGCCCGGCGATCCCGGCTGGGGCGAGGATCAGCCTGATCAGTACGGCGAGCTTGCTACCGAGTTTAGCGGCCTTGCTGTACAGGGGCAGATTGATACGCTGCCGGGACGCTATCACGCTTTTTATCAGGGGCTTGCGGACGCCATTACCTCGGGCTCTGTGGTGCCGGTGAATCCCGAGGATGCTCTGAGCACCATCCGGCTCATTGAGTATGCGCTGGAAAGCCACCGCAAGGGCTGCGTCATTCAGGTGGAGGAATAG
- a CDS encoding asparaginase has product MKNWKATGIKWTLAASMAVTAILPLTYSAPSTYAADAVVSKVEVVKRLPMVQVIATGGTIAGQSVDETSFTKYRSGTLLVEDMVAALPNKDQIADVSSYQFGNSGSSAYTIEQLYDLSKAVDEALKTQDGVVVTTGTDTMEEIAYFLDLTVRSPKPVVITGSMRPWTVIGSDAQANLYNAIKLAASGKTKYFGTVLMLNDEFHAAREVTKANSYRTDTFVSPGVGSLGHIDGDMIRVYRAPFRAMKYGGQWATPFDLNKIGKEELAKVEIAYSYQDAGAGAISGFAKAGADGIVTAGTGAGGISRAMSEERKQAIEEGVIFVSTTRTGSGSNYSSGEGIIGGDNLNPAHARIMLLLSLSFSENFDTIKGWFETYGYGQVEARK; this is encoded by the coding sequence ATGAAGAATTGGAAAGCTACCGGAATAAAATGGACCCTCGCCGCAAGTATGGCTGTCACCGCCATCCTGCCTCTGACGTACAGCGCTCCATCAACTTATGCTGCTGATGCTGTCGTTTCCAAAGTGGAGGTGGTCAAACGCCTGCCTATGGTTCAGGTCATCGCGACCGGGGGCACTATTGCCGGACAGTCTGTCGATGAAACGAGCTTTACCAAATACCGCTCGGGCACCCTGCTCGTAGAGGATATGGTAGCGGCCCTGCCGAACAAGGATCAGATCGCCGACGTCAGCTCGTACCAATTCGGTAACTCCGGCTCCAGTGCTTATACGATCGAGCAGCTGTATGATCTGTCCAAAGCTGTAGATGAAGCGTTGAAAACCCAGGACGGTGTTGTCGTAACGACCGGCACCGATACGATGGAAGAGATTGCTTACTTCCTTGATTTGACGGTACGAAGCCCGAAGCCGGTCGTCATTACAGGCTCCATGAGACCTTGGACGGTTATCGGATCGGATGCTCAAGCAAACCTGTACAATGCCATCAAGCTGGCAGCGAGCGGCAAAACGAAATATTTCGGAACGGTGCTGATGCTGAACGACGAGTTCCACGCAGCACGTGAAGTGACCAAAGCGAACTCTTACCGTACAGATACCTTCGTTTCTCCGGGCGTCGGCTCCCTGGGTCATATTGACGGCGACATGATCCGCGTCTACCGCGCTCCATTCCGCGCAATGAAATACGGCGGCCAATGGGCTACTCCGTTTGATCTGAACAAGATTGGCAAAGAGGAGCTGGCCAAGGTCGAAATCGCCTACTCCTACCAGGATGCAGGAGCAGGTGCAATCAGCGGCTTTGCCAAGGCGGGTGCTGACGGTATTGTCACTGCAGGAACCGGCGCAGGCGGCATCTCCCGGGCTATGAGCGAGGAGCGCAAGCAGGCGATTGAAGAGGGCGTCATCTTCGTATCCACCACCCGTACCGGATCGGGCAGCAACTACTCCAGCGGCGAAGGCATTATTGGCGGCGACAACCTGAACCCGGCTCATGCCCGCATCATGCTGCTGCTCAGCCTGTCCTTCTCCGAGAACTTTGACACCATTAAAGGCTGGTTTGAAACCTACGGCTACGGTCAGGTAGAGGCACGCAAATAA
- the pdaA gene encoding delta-lactam-biosynthetic de-N-acetylase, whose protein sequence is MKPGSRWLMFSVLLLCTALLTYLLLPASVHGEGRAFHFGFKKSEGGKLPSIDQEGFKELLKKHGAVFMGDPARKDLYLTFDNGYENGFTPAILDTLKAKQVPAAFFVTGHYVRTQGDLLKRMTAEGHIIGNHSWSHPDVSAITEDKLRQELDRVKSEVNAVTGQQEMKYLRTPRGIFNERSLAVSKEMGYTNVFWSIAYMDWDVNAQKGPQHALQKVTAQLHPGAVLLLHSISRDNAEALGDIIDEARKQGYEFRSLDEMDTKLP, encoded by the coding sequence GTGAAGCCAGGCTCCCGATGGTTGATGTTTTCGGTGTTACTGCTGTGTACGGCGCTGCTGACCTATCTGCTGCTTCCGGCTTCCGTCCATGGAGAAGGGCGGGCCTTTCATTTCGGCTTCAAAAAAAGCGAGGGCGGCAAGCTTCCCTCCATCGACCAGGAGGGCTTCAAGGAGCTCTTGAAAAAGCACGGAGCGGTATTTATGGGCGATCCGGCCCGCAAGGACCTGTACCTGACGTTTGATAACGGGTACGAGAACGGGTTTACGCCGGCAATCCTGGATACGCTGAAGGCGAAGCAGGTGCCGGCGGCTTTTTTTGTCACGGGCCATTATGTAAGAACGCAAGGTGATCTCTTGAAGCGAATGACCGCAGAGGGACACATCATCGGCAATCATTCGTGGAGCCATCCGGATGTTTCGGCGATTACGGAGGACAAGCTGCGGCAGGAGCTGGACCGGGTGAAGTCAGAGGTGAATGCCGTAACCGGCCAGCAGGAGATGAAGTATTTGCGGACTCCTCGGGGCATTTTTAATGAGCGTTCTCTTGCGGTGAGCAAGGAAATGGGGTATACGAATGTGTTCTGGTCGATCGCCTACATGGACTGGGACGTCAATGCGCAGAAGGGACCGCAGCATGCGCTTCAGAAGGTCACGGCCCAGCTGCATCCCGGAGCCGTGCTGCTGCTGCATTCCATCTCCCGGGACAATGCCGAGGCGCTTGGCGATATCATCGACGAGGCCCGCAAGCAGGGCTACGAATTCAGGAGCCTGGATGAGATGGATACCAAGCTGCCTTAA
- a CDS encoding LTA synthase family protein, which translates to MSMTKPFIFFSVLMVLKSYLAWAVIFDDVMPWRPLLAEIPFIWLIFSLIEGFASKRKMAVYMSVNLLLTGIFFAAIMYYKYYGVMVNYHALEQVNQVTAVSNSVFSLMDPHFLLIFTDIIVLFILLWRNDKVKAWKQEHARRTRRSLASIVFVFSLLLCIFQILPNRTAMNEIVQAQEMGILNYELYTILKSEEIELADAESITQERIQKLKGITPAAAPIYEGIAQGKNVILIQMESFQTFLMNLSIDGQEITPNMNKIAAESLYFPNFYQNVGQGNTSDAEFVVNTSFYIPPRGAATQHYADRQLPSLPKLLKEDGYQSATFHTNVVEFWNRGELYKALGFDHYYDKAFFGEEDQVFFGASDETLYRKTASQMKQLGEAEQPFYAQVISMTAHHPYTIPEEKHQMELPERYEDTFVGDYIRSQNYADYALGQFMEQLKQDGIWEDSLIIVYGDHLGLPIYSLDPDDKQLMREILGREYVTADMINIPFMIYGEGIEPGVAPQIGGQIDILPTVANLTGASLEEQLYFGQDLLNATESNLLPERYYLPSGSFINNTSLFMPGNSYDDGTVYPLPSHTAAQMSATEDEFNRSLELLHLSDSYIRQLPFHTPQE; encoded by the coding sequence ATGTCGATGACGAAGCCCTTTATCTTTTTTTCCGTCCTTATGGTGCTCAAGAGCTACCTGGCCTGGGCCGTCATCTTTGACGACGTTATGCCCTGGCGTCCGCTGCTGGCAGAAATCCCGTTTATCTGGCTGATCTTCAGCCTGATTGAAGGCTTTGCCTCCAAGCGCAAAATGGCGGTGTATATGTCAGTGAACCTGCTGCTCACCGGTATTTTTTTCGCGGCCATTATGTATTACAAATATTACGGCGTCATGGTCAATTATCATGCACTGGAGCAGGTGAATCAGGTTACCGCGGTCAGTAACAGTGTATTCTCACTGATGGACCCTCATTTTCTGCTCATTTTTACCGACATTATTGTATTGTTTATTCTGCTGTGGAGAAATGACAAAGTGAAGGCCTGGAAGCAGGAGCACGCCCGCAGAACCCGCCGTTCACTGGCTTCGATTGTATTTGTCTTCTCGCTGCTGCTCTGCATCTTTCAAATTCTCCCCAACCGCACAGCCATGAACGAAATCGTCCAGGCGCAAGAGATGGGCATTCTCAACTATGAGCTGTACACCATCCTGAAGTCGGAGGAGATTGAGCTCGCAGATGCAGAGAGCATTACACAGGAACGGATCCAGAAGCTCAAGGGGATCACTCCGGCAGCCGCACCGATTTATGAAGGTATAGCCCAAGGCAAGAATGTGATTCTAATCCAGATGGAGTCATTCCAGACCTTCTTGATGAATCTGAGCATTGATGGTCAGGAAATTACACCTAACATGAACAAGATCGCGGCAGAGAGCCTTTATTTCCCGAACTTCTACCAGAATGTCGGCCAGGGAAACACCTCGGATGCCGAGTTTGTGGTCAACACCTCCTTCTACATTCCGCCCCGGGGCGCGGCGACCCAGCACTATGCTGACCGGCAGCTGCCCAGCCTTCCGAAGCTGCTGAAGGAGGATGGGTATCAGTCGGCCACCTTCCATACGAATGTTGTGGAATTTTGGAATCGTGGAGAGCTGTACAAGGCTCTGGGCTTTGATCATTATTATGACAAGGCATTTTTCGGGGAAGAGGATCAGGTGTTCTTCGGCGCTTCTGATGAAACCCTGTACCGCAAGACCGCTTCACAAATGAAGCAGCTGGGTGAGGCGGAACAGCCCTTCTACGCCCAGGTCATCTCCATGACGGCTCACCATCCGTATACGATTCCGGAGGAGAAGCATCAGATGGAGCTGCCGGAGCGCTATGAGGACACCTTCGTGGGAGACTATATTCGCTCGCAGAATTATGCCGATTACGCGCTGGGGCAGTTTATGGAGCAGCTTAAGCAGGACGGCATTTGGGAAGACAGCCTCATTATCGTATATGGCGACCATCTGGGACTGCCCATTTATTCTCTGGACCCTGATGACAAGCAGCTGATGCGTGAAATTTTGGGCCGTGAATATGTGACCGCCGATATGATTAACATTCCGTTTATGATTTACGGTGAGGGCATCGAGCCAGGCGTTGCGCCGCAGATCGGCGGACAGATCGACATCCTGCCGACGGTAGCCAATCTGACCGGCGCTTCACTGGAAGAGCAGCTATACTTCGGTCAGGATCTGCTGAATGCAACGGAGAGCAATCTCTTGCCTGAGCGTTATTATCTGCCATCCGGCTCTTTCATCAACAACACCAGTCTGTTTATGCCGGGCAACAGCTATGATGATGGCACGGTATACCCGCTGCCGAGTCATACCGCTGCTCAAATGTCTGCAACAGAAGATGAATTTAACCGATCTTTGGAGCTCTTGCATTTGTCAGACAGCTACATCCGGCAGCTGCCGTTTCATACTCCGCAAGAGTAG
- a CDS encoding MFS transporter, which yields MSIQQKKTGPLILLMVNMFIAMLGIGLIIPILPEFLKEFGAGGKTAGYLVAASGLTQFIFSPIVGELSDKYGRKKMIVAGLALFTLSQLLFAFAGEVWMLYLSRLLGGMGGAALIPPMMAFVADITTDEDRGKGMGMLGAAMSLGFVVGPGVGGFLSEVSLRTPLYVSAAVAAVALVLSSIILPETLSKERQLAARAVTAKKENIFKQFVFSAKAPYFVPLLLVFVLTLGLMNFEAIFPLYADASYNFSTKQISVVITVGALVGTVIQAMLIDKILRRFGEVKLISASFLAAAVCMVLLLLSSNFWYVLGISVLFFVFTAIMRPAINTLLSKMAGNEQGFVAGMNNAYMSVGNIVGPAIAGNLFDVHINIPYLFGACILIGGVVLSMIWASRRGIAPAVPAAVQE from the coding sequence ATGTCTATACAGCAAAAAAAGACCGGTCCGCTCATTCTGCTGATGGTCAATATGTTCATCGCAATGCTCGGCATCGGCTTGATTATCCCGATCCTGCCTGAGTTTCTGAAGGAATTCGGAGCAGGCGGCAAGACGGCCGGCTATCTCGTTGCAGCCTCCGGCCTCACCCAGTTTATCTTCTCGCCGATTGTCGGTGAATTGTCTGACAAATATGGCCGCAAGAAGATGATCGTTGCTGGTCTGGCCCTCTTTACCCTGTCCCAGCTGCTGTTCGCCTTCGCAGGCGAGGTATGGATGCTGTACCTGTCCCGCCTGCTCGGTGGTATGGGCGGCGCGGCCCTGATCCCGCCAATGATGGCGTTTGTGGCCGATATTACAACCGATGAGGACCGCGGCAAGGGCATGGGCATGCTCGGAGCAGCAATGTCTCTCGGCTTCGTCGTAGGCCCTGGCGTTGGCGGGTTCCTGTCGGAGGTCAGCCTCCGTACACCCCTGTACGTTTCCGCCGCTGTAGCTGCGGTTGCCCTAGTGCTCTCCTCTATCATTCTCCCGGAGACGCTGAGCAAGGAGCGGCAGCTGGCAGCGCGGGCGGTTACGGCCAAGAAGGAGAACATTTTCAAGCAGTTCGTGTTCTCGGCTAAAGCGCCGTATTTCGTACCACTGCTGCTTGTGTTCGTCCTGACACTGGGTCTGATGAATTTTGAAGCGATCTTCCCGCTTTACGCTGATGCCAGCTATAACTTCTCCACGAAGCAGATCTCTGTCGTCATTACGGTAGGCGCTTTGGTGGGAACGGTCATCCAGGCGATGCTGATTGACAAAATTCTTCGCCGGTTCGGGGAAGTCAAGCTGATCTCTGCCAGCTTCCTGGCGGCGGCTGTCTGCATGGTGCTGCTGCTGCTCTCCAGCAACTTCTGGTATGTGCTGGGCATATCGGTCCTGTTCTTTGTGTTCACAGCTATCATGCGCCCTGCGATCAATACCCTGCTGTCCAAGATGGCTGGCAATGAACAAGGCTTTGTGGCCGGCATGAACAATGCCTATATGAGCGTGGGTAACATCGTAGGTCCGGCGATTGCGGGCAACCTGTTCGATGTTCACATTAACATTCCGTATTTATTCGGAGCCTGCATTCTGATCGGCGGTGTCGTCCTCAGTATGATCTGGGCTTCCCGCCGCGGGATAGCGCCTGCTGTCCCGGCTGCCGTGCAGGAGTAA
- a CDS encoding catalase, with product MEGPNREAAGEMETGQTLTDRQGHPIHDNQNVRTVGDRGPTTLENYHFLEKITHFDRERIPERVVHARGAGAHGYFEAYGTVGDEPVSTYTRAKLFQEQGKRTPVFVRFSTVVHGSGSPETLRDPRGFAVKFYTEEGNWDLVGNNLKIFFIRDPLKFPDMVHAFKPDPVSNVPGPVGMFDFVSRSPEATHMITFLFSPWGIPANYRQMQGSGVNTYKWVNAEGNAVLIKYHWEPLKQGIRNLTQKEASEIQGMNDSHATQDLYEAIERGDYPEWELCVQIMSDDEHPELEFDPLDPTKLWPPEQFPFLKVGKMVLDRNPENYYNEVEQVAFGTGVLVDGLDFSDDKLLQGRTFSYSDTQRYRVGSNYLQLPVNAPKKRVATNQRGGQMQYYVDQAPGQNPHVDYEPSMMDGLKEAVQSGKPHEPHYNERLVRKPIERSLNFKQAGDTYRAFEEWEREELVSNLVGALSLCSSEIQEQMVKHFTEADQDYGRRVAEGLQHHTGGGDMREQAVEEAKREGKEADPY from the coding sequence ATGGAAGGGCCAAACCGTGAGGCAGCGGGAGAGATGGAAACCGGGCAGACGCTGACAGACCGTCAGGGTCATCCAATCCACGATAACCAGAATGTGCGCACCGTTGGCGATCGCGGACCGACGACGCTTGAAAATTATCATTTTCTGGAGAAAATTACTCACTTTGACCGGGAGCGGATTCCCGAGCGTGTGGTTCACGCCCGCGGGGCCGGCGCGCATGGATATTTTGAAGCATACGGCACGGTGGGAGATGAGCCGGTGTCGACGTACACCCGGGCCAAGCTGTTTCAGGAGCAGGGCAAGCGGACGCCGGTATTTGTTCGGTTCTCCACCGTGGTGCACGGCTCCGGCTCCCCGGAAACGCTTCGCGATCCCCGCGGCTTCGCGGTAAAATTTTATACCGAGGAAGGCAACTGGGATTTGGTGGGCAACAATCTGAAAATCTTTTTTATTCGCGATCCGCTCAAGTTTCCTGATATGGTGCATGCGTTCAAGCCGGATCCGGTGTCTAATGTCCCCGGCCCTGTGGGCATGTTCGACTTTGTCTCCCGTTCCCCGGAAGCTACGCATATGATCACGTTCCTGTTCTCCCCGTGGGGCATTCCGGCGAATTACCGCCAGATGCAGGGCTCCGGCGTCAATACATACAAATGGGTGAACGCCGAAGGGAACGCCGTGCTGATCAAGTATCATTGGGAGCCGCTGAAGCAGGGCATCCGCAATCTGACACAGAAGGAAGCCAGCGAAATTCAAGGGATGAATGACAGCCATGCGACCCAGGATCTGTACGAGGCGATCGAGCGCGGAGATTACCCGGAGTGGGAGCTGTGTGTGCAGATCATGAGTGATGATGAGCACCCGGAGCTGGAGTTCGATCCGCTGGATCCTACGAAGCTGTGGCCGCCGGAGCAGTTTCCGTTTCTGAAGGTAGGCAAGATGGTGCTCGACCGCAATCCGGAAAATTATTATAACGAAGTAGAGCAGGTCGCCTTTGGCACCGGCGTGCTGGTGGATGGACTGGATTTCTCGGACGACAAGCTGCTGCAGGGGCGTACCTTCTCTTACTCAGATACCCAGCGCTACCGGGTCGGTTCGAACTATTTGCAGCTGCCGGTCAATGCACCGAAGAAAAGAGTCGCAACGAACCAGCGCGGCGGACAGATGCAGTATTACGTGGACCAGGCTCCGGGGCAGAATCCGCATGTGGATTACGAGCCGTCCATGATGGATGGCTTGAAGGAAGCGGTGCAGTCCGGCAAGCCGCACGAGCCCCACTATAACGAGCGTCTGGTGCGCAAGCCGATTGAACGAAGCCTGAACTTCAAGCAGGCCGGCGACACCTACCGCGCGTTTGAGGAATGGGAGCGCGAGGAGCTGGTCAGCAATCTGGTCGGTGCCCTGTCCCTGTGCAGCTCGGAGATTCAGGAGCAAATGGTGAAGCATTTTACCGAGGCTGACCAAGACTATGGCCGGCGCGTGGCAGAAGGGCTCCAGCATCACACCGGCGGGGGCGATATGCGGGAGCAGGCTGTGGAAGAAGCGAAGCGCGAGGGTAAGGAAGCCGATCCTTATTAA